The window ATTTCCTTCCGCCGTTTCTGGCAAGTTTTTGGCGAAATTTTTGGCAAGTTTCAGCAACTAACtgattaatgaatttttaaaacttcatagATGACTTATCAGGTGCACCCTTTTAGAtagttacttctagttttagttggtattcagcgttagattgttgtatttttttattcaaagcTAGTAACAGTTGACTGAGAGTGATACGTGGTGTGACGTATTGGTCCTATACTGATATCATTTTCTTGATTACAAAAGAATAAGGGATGAAGCAGTCCTCTTAAATTCTACCGTTCTTGACAAAAACTTAACTAAAGCTTATTAGGCCATTCATTGacagttaataaattttttgtaactaaTTTGGGAATACCAAGTtagtaaataaagaagttatgttTGTCACACCCGTTACGTAACAATGTCACGCCCTATACACAATGTACACTCTATTGGAAAGGTTTATATATGATAAgacattaatttaacattaaaaaaaattaaactcacCTCTCCACACCATTTTCAACATATTTACTAACGTACAACCCTACGATACGATTTCTCATATCTCCATTATATTCAATTGTAATCACATGACTTCCCACGGTTAAAGTTTTCGAACTTTTCAAAACGATCAATTCGTGAAGTTCGTCTTTTTCATATTGAGTTGATTCAGAATCGATCTCGACGCTATCGATGTTCAAACCGTTGCTGTGTATTTTAACGATCGACGTTTCTTCCGAAACGTCCACCGCAATGGTCACTTTACCATTGTAAAGTCCTTCTACTAAATCTGGATATAAATATAAGTCGTATGTTTTTGGTACGACATTTTTGGGGAGACGATAATCGGTCATGTCTTCTTCCGGCGTTGGTTCGGTTGTTGTTGGATTATCGGTTGTCGATTCTTCTTCGGATTTGCAAGAATCTAAATCGTCTTTAAGACTTGTATTATCCACTCCTAGGATTGTCGTTGATATCCCTAAGGCGATGGTGGCTAAGATAAAAAAGCATAATAGCTTGTTAGAGAGTAACCACGAGAACATCCTGTTTGAAACGAGAATCTACCAAAACTAAGTAATCAGCAGTCTCTGGATATTGAATCATGGGAGCAAATTGTTTTATCAGCTTTAagattaaattatatattatgtattgaTTGGTTAGATTCGTGAAATAAATTTGAGTAGGAAacttttagaattaataaGTTAAGTATATGTAAGTATTGTATATTTGAATATGAAATATGTTTTTCGattattcttttattgtttattaggAGATATTGTTTTTGTcctgttaaaataaaattttcagaaGTGTTTAATAAACAGAAGAAGTTATCGtgatattttaatcaaaattgctTTCAAAAGTACTTCACCAATTTattctttctttgtcgtaaagAATTGGAGTTTATCCCAATAGTAAAGTGTTTTATTGAGGCCTATTGTAAAGAAATTGTTGTAACAATAAGGTTTTGAAactcaaaatatttattcactttaaaataaaatttaacagtCGTCGTCAGAGAAATTTTGTAGATTAGATAACGTTTGTTACATTTATTGTAGtgttaagaatttattattgtagttTTTTgagcaataattattaataaagtcgattttaactaaattatgataaaaatataaatctagACGATTTAATCTATTTGATTCGTCcagatatttaattataaatcattataaTGTATTGggattaaatcgatttttaaaaatgattatctaactaatttttaactttatatatcttatcaatcaaaaacatcaattattttaacattgaaataatgtaatattaatatttattggtgtatgttaaattttgaaatatttatttatttgcagATCAAATTAAACTGTAGAGAATTGCAACAACTACTCGACGCTCTGATCATGAATCATTAAGACCTTCAACCCACCCCAATCTAAATAGTTAAGGTAATCATTAATTTGGTTGTAGAAAGTTTTGGAATTAAGCTTGTTCTTTTGCGGCTTTAGATCATGGAAATGACATCTTTAAATATCAAAGGATTAGGAAAGGAGCTTCGCTACCGTTACGAAAGctaataataatgttagtCATGCTTGCCCAATTAGCACAAATAAGTATTTAGAATATGTTCTACaaccaatttattattactaattgaaaataaaaaaaaaataaataggcAACCCAAATAACACCTCTGCTAAATATATCatcaaaacataacctaatataacatttatcTCCTAATGGGATAATTTCTCAactttatactttattttaaacgaCACATACATTAACTTACATTGTTTAGGTAAAAAATCCTTCCTAAAAGCAGGAGTTTTATTCcaaaaacttgatttaatgAAACTTTTATGAAAAGATGACTCTGCAAAATGCAAAACAGTACTAttctgtattaaaaaaaattgcatttaATTTAGCTTACGTTTTCTATGAAATCCCAAAGAAATCTTGTTTGTTTTCAGGTAAGGATCTATCTAAAACAGATTATCTATTACCCAAAGGGAGATAAGGTAAAAGGAGGATGTTcattaaatctaaataaacaGAGGCTTTAAATGTCACATccattcattaatttaaacggTAAACAGCAAATTAGTACCTCTTTAACATTAAACGTGCAAAAACTATTGATAACACCCCTAAACTGTCTTAATTTATAAGGGTGCATTATATTCCTTTAAGAATGATGTCTACGTTCAATAATTCCCCACgtgattttaagttttgacatttatttaatacttcactaacaaaaattaaattcttaatcataatttatcataaaaatcaCACTTCCTTCAATTaactcaatttaattaaattgaatttattatttataatgatttatattCGGGGTGCGTTCATTTATTATCCATGCTGCTTTTTGACAGTTCACAAGTGTTGataacttaacctcaaacaaatttaaataaatttgtgtttttatcaataaaaatacatgAAGATGGAAGAAGATGTTAAAGGATACCCCTCCCCCAGTAAAAAtcagaagaaaaaattaaaattatccaAAAACCTAAGCAATTCAAGTTTTGATAGTGAAAATTTGTACCGAAGTGATTCTGATGATGATTTAGAACGAACTGTATCATCTGAAAATTCCCAATTTTTCGGGAATAActcagaaaataatttaaaatattttcaagggaATAATTGTGGCGTTATTGCATTAAGTAAAAATAGTTCAATTTATGTATTTGGGGCTTGTAGAATACAAGTTTTACGAGGTGGTGTGACTgcttatggttataattttcaTCCAGGAGAAAAAATGTATGATATCTTCTCTGGTCGTGGAACACcacgtttatttttaacacaCACTTCTTATATAGACGAAATTAATGATGATAGAATTAAGGTGATTATTAAGAAGTGTGGTTTTAATCGAAATCTAtacaaagaaattgttaataattatttaataaatgaatatGCTATCATCTGTTGTTATCCAATTGACAATAATTggttaaaatatataaaaaagtgtGTTAACGTTGTGTTATTTCCAAATGAAAGTAAACTTCAAGTTACTTTTAATTCCGTTCCtgatgaaaatgttttaaaagttgGGAAAGATTGGAACgaattaacaaattatcaagaaaacaatcaaaaagttatgatttgtGGTGGTCAAGGTGTTGGTAAAAGCACTTTATTACGATATATGATCAACACATTTTTGAATCATCATGAAAAAGTTTATGTCATCGATTTAGACCCTGGTCAATCCGAATTTACAATGGCCGGTTGtatttcaataatttgtaTGGAGAATCCAATTTTCGGCCCGAATTATGCAACTTTGAATGAAACTATAaggtataaatatttaaatatttacttaaattatttaaaaacactaatttatttttagatcaattTCTCATAACATAGATGTTTCATTTTCACCTAATCATTACATTAAAAGCATTCAAAGTTTAATGAAAACGTACGAAACTCTCGAAAAATTCccaactttaataaatatggTGGGGTTTCAGAAAGGATTAGGTTTAGAAATAACAAGTAGTGCAATCGCTGTGATTAACccaaacattttaattgaGATACGGTCTGAAAGACCTCAAAAAAACTACTCTAGAGCTTTAGTTAAAACAATGGTTAATGAGCAATTTTCGCTATTTCTACCAAACTTTGAAGTTAATTTAAGTTACGATTACATAAGTATAACATCAGTGAGTGATGCAACTGGATTTAAACCTGCCGGTTATTTACGAAGAAacatttcaacaatttcttattttgggagAATTGTAGATGAAGGTTTAACATTAAGAAGTGGATCTATTCCTATGTTtatgtaagtttttttaaacaaagaatgtagattaataattttttgagaaattttagGATTAATTTAGATGAAATAACCGTTATTGATAAAGAATACAAAAGTATAAACACGTTAAATAAAGAAgacatcattaattttaatattgttggTTTATGCTCAAAGGAAGAGGGTGAAGGAAATATCTTTAATTGCTATGGatatggtaaatattatttggatttatttaatacattctaatttgaaataattttctgCAGGGATTGTTCGTTGCGTTATAAATaacatattatatttaataactcccgttaaatacgaaataattCAGAAAGTAACCCATTTTATTATTGGACTCGTTGAATTACCAAACTCTATGTTAGATgagaatgaaaaaaattatttcaaaccTGTTCCATATTTTGCAAATGGTTGTTTACATAAATCGCTGGAGAAAccaagaagaaattatttaccaagaaaataaatcattattaaaagatttagaattagtttaattaataatttaggaaataaataagaattctaacaaattactttgaattaaaataaatcaccAAAAGATGTCACCATTGCATATAACAAcaacagcgccatctatccAACTATATAAGTGACGCGTCAAAAAAATTCCAATCTCTTTTTAGCTCCACTCTGCACGTGTTAAGATGGGGGATGAAACTAACCTCGATAAAATCTTAACGGATgaagaaaaagatttaatcGTAGCCCAAAATTCAAGGTTAGTACCTCAATTTAAAGCGAATCAATTAGAAGAACACGCCCAAAAACATTGGGACTTATTTTATAAGAGAAacgaaaatcgatttttcaaagACCGACATTGGACCACGCGTGAATTCCAAGATCTTTTAAACGAGAAATATCAATGTGAAAAGCgggttttatttgaaattggTTGTGGTACTGGTAATTTTATATTTCCCCTTATCGAAGCgggattaaattttgaaataatagcTTGCGATTTATCAAAAAGAGCCGTGGAGATTgtaagaagaaataaattgtataataaaacGTTTAACGTTTTCGTTGGGGATATAACGGTTGATAATTTTGATGAAGTTAAATCAAATAGTGTCGATATAGCAACGTTAATATTCGTTTTATCAGCAATTCATCccgataaatttattaaaacgcttaaaaacatttttgataagtTAAAACCTGGGGGTGTTTTATTATTCCGTGATTACGGTCTTTACGATATGGCTCAGTTAAGATTTAAAGCTGGACATAAGATATCGGAAAATTTGTATATGAGGCAAGATGGTACGAGGTGTTATTATTTCTCTttggattttattaaaaatgttatggaGAAAGTTGGGTTTGAAATTATCTCGAATGTTTATGTCCATAGACGTACTATTAATAAAAAGGAGGGAGTTGATGTTCCTCGGATATTCGTACAaggaaaatttcaaaaatcttcCTCTGAAAaaggtaattattttttaaatgtcttTTTCATTTAAGCTTTTATGAtgaaatcaatttaataaatgagattttaagtgatttattttattattagctcTATCTGAAATAATATAGTAcaatatgttaattttaatttaatttcaatttataattaaattttattaattacaggTTAAATATGAGTCGATTTATTGGAGATTTAAGCCAAGTgagtatttttttgtgaagcatttttttattggGGATTATTTAAATGATGATTTCATAGTTCAACTGATTGTTTTAATGATTAGTAACTAGCATTTTGTCTTTCGCTCCTATCTGATAAAGAAAaccaatttttacatattaatttatttttataatttcaaaattaatacaatttatttttagattaaaattctACAACAAATGATTTCTGAAATGAAGAttataaaatagaagagaaATCTATGAAGGTAATcattaatttagttattaaatgatttgatttttttattaactgaaGGTTAAAATGATGATTTCATAGTTCAACTGATCTTTCAATGATTAGTAACTAGCATTTTTGTCTTTCGCTCCTAtctgattaaaaaataattcaaatctataaattatatcatatttattAACTGATTAatttaagctttattttttttttatagaatttaatGGAATTTGAGGATGGTTTAAAAAGGAATTCATAAATCTCACCAATAAAGGCACTCAAAaaggtaataattttaatttttaacttaatttttattaattttaagctttaaatGATGATTGGCATGCACCACTCTTAATGTTTACTCTGCCGATAAAGAAGCCATTACACTGATtcgattatatttattattattaattagtaattaaattgatttatagattaatttaaaaattttttttaggtgtCTTTCGATGGATATTTACTACTTttctactttatttatattaaccaTAATGTTAGAAAGAGGTTGTCTGATAGTTTTAGTCTGATCAAATCTCCATtatgaattataaaatatataaaaaaatggtgTGATGAATCGGTTTTTGGTTAcctttatatttttccaagATCATTTCCAATTCCTGGGGGTTAGAATCGTTTGTTATACCGCTTTTACTATTTCccttgattaaatttactaatagTCAAAATTCCAagatttaagataaaaataataattgaaaaagacCTTAGTATATATGGCAACAAAATGATAAGGAAACTAACGACTAAAATTGAAACtaaattttggattaaatatacaaaagaaaacgtgAATtgcaaatttacaaaaaatatataatttaatatgaaAGATATTATGTATAAAGATATATTAATAAGTTAACcttactaaaataaattcatgataattgtcgtgaaaattaaaagagtcgTAGTGACAAAAGTGATTGATCTAATCCCTTTCGAGGGATTATCTGCTACACCAGATCCTTTGCTACAATCGCCGATATGCTTAAATAGTTCAACGTAATTTTTGATGGGTGGTTTCTGTGAGGTTGGAACAGCTAAACCTGGAGTGGaatccttaaaaattaagaaagaaaataaatcaattcaaTTCAAATCCGTTTTTGGtgaaaattactttaaataataaatcctTGGTATTGTTAAAGCTATCGAATAATCTGAAGGGTGTGTGAGTTTTAGCGGCAAACCATTCATCATATTGTAATAATGCTAATTGGATGTCTTTATTTAATGGGTCGTTAATTCTCGTAATAACCTCGCTCGTTGTTAGAGTTGATAAATAACATCCTTCGTCCACATTAAAAGCATCCAACGTCGAAAATGTCCCGTTTTTACACATTACTTGAACGTTATTGGGGAATACTAACGAAGGATCTTTGACGATCACAGCGAAATCTCCTTTTTCCTCCAAACATCTGAGTGCACCAGATGTGTTAAAGTATAAATTTGTCGCTTCGGATGCCTCACAAGTTTTtcctaaaaagaaattgttaatacattattatttttaatttaatttttatgtaccTGTTTCTGTGcataatttgcacattttttcAGAATCAACTGTATTGTGGATGGCTCGGTTAGTTTCTATAGCTCCAGGCATGCAAGAATCGCCCAAAAAGTCGCTCAATAATTTTCCGTAATCGCAAGACTCGTTTGATAAAACAATTCCTCTTGTGGCTTCGACGAAAGATAACCAAGCGATACCGCTGTATAAAGGAAAACATCCTTTTTTACCTTTCAAATTTTCTAATCGTTCGATATTTCTATCGTTTTTAACTAAAAGTAAGGTGTTTATTTCTTGATTATTATACGTTTCAGGAAAAGCGATTGCTGATAAACCAtatctaaaagaaaattatgtttggtggtaaatatattaatagaaaatatttttactttttcgcCGCATATCCTAAGTCGGCGGATGTTGTTATTAAATCAGCACTTTCATTGTTATTACTAATTGCTTTAAGACATTCTAATTCACTGGATTTTTGAACGCATTCAACAACCGGTTGGATTCCGTAATTTATACTGGCTTGAGATAACCATTTACATTTGGTTTGCTCATTATCGGAAGTTGTGCACCATCTCATTTTGCGTTTGCAGATGATTGAATCGTCTGGGGAtggaatatctcgaaaacctgcacaaaaaaaggaaaattcgattaacactagatctaaaactagaaatattcgggtttagccgtacgtctcttaagacggcaaAATCCGCATGTTTCTAGCCTAGGTttagtgttggttctaatgctagtgttagttctagttttagttgttaaatacgaatgtttctaattctagatttagttttttataaaatttattttcttactttttataaagtttcccCAAGCATTCGAGGTGTTGTCATTGAATAACTTGTAATTCACAACAACGTTATTCAATTCTTTGTTATTGTTGAGAATTtctttaagatatcttaaatcTTTTTCATCTAAATCTGATTCACTATCCTCGCTGCCgtctttattaaaaacctcTCTTGATAACCATTTCTTTAGAGTATTTTCTAGGTTGCCAGGTTggctaaaagtaatttaatcaatataaattaaatacatgAGTAAATTTTTACCTTTGATGGTTGCTCATAATTAATATTGGATATGGTTGTTTACTCCAACTACAAGGCGTATTTGAAACAGTTccatttttgcaataatacCACAAAGCTTTGTTagttgtattaattttattattgattgtaTTTGATGTAGTTAAAGCAATCGAATGTTTCGTGTTCAACATGCACTGTAACGATCGTTCTAAAGGATCTCCATTTAAGTTTGgacataatttaattaatcccGGATGTTTATCatctaaaaattgaattcttaatatttgttttaaccctttttttgtaacttacGTAAATGTTCATCCAATTTTTTATCAGGTGTCCACACCCCATCTCTACAACTATCTCCAAAAATCTTGTTTAAGGCGAAAATTTCCCATTCAACCGAAGTTTCAAATTCAGTATCGCAATGATTtgaatactttttaaaaacgtgttgttcaaattcttttaaaattagcgGAGGAATCAGGGTGTTTTCAAAGCCGGGATGGCAATAGCTTAATCCTTCCAGTGATTCGAATTTTTCTTCCGATACTACAACCGTTTCATAATCGAACTCCACGTTTCTTGCCGTTTCCGGTATGATTTGGGCGAACGGAACAACGTTCGATATTAATCCATTCCCCAGGAATGCTGTTTCGGCGTTTATCGAACCAAAATCGATTTCGCCTgaatcgatttttattaaacaactCGCTTCATTGTCTACATATTCGCATTTAATGCGGTTGTTTCGTTCCAATTGACCACAAATGTTTTCGTGTTTCTTCAAAGCGCATATTTTATCTGAACGTTAAGTaaggtacaaaaattaatgattaataagGGCGTGgtccataaaaagattttttttaataacttttttgattaatcAGTTTTAGGATTACTTACAACTGTATGTTAAGTTAACATAAAAGAATATGATGAAGAGAGTTTTTTGTAGCAACTTCATTGTTTTAACATGAACAGAAGTAACAGAACACACCCAGGTACTAAATCTAAAGTAATATCTACCACTCTATGTGACAACATTTATGTTATCTtatcatttatttgatttacacaataatttaaaagatattaaaacatAGGTAAAAAGCACATTGAATTTGGCTCTTCTATTATGATAGATGAAAAGATATAAGTAGGATTAAATAGgaataaatatgttttaggaAGGTACTAGAGAGATATTTAGGTTTTTTGCAAGCTAATTTGAAAAGTTTATAAAGTTTAATGCGCCACTATTCCAACTGCTAAAACATTGTAGAAAGTTGGAATATGAAGCGGAGAatgttttgaagaaatgagaatgaaaaagataataaaactattttttaaataataatttaaataattttttaaaagttacctACTTTACCAACAactaaacgtcaaaataaaaattgaggttatattcTAACCTAAATTTagttatcaaaataaataatggaaACGAAACTTTTAAAAGACGAATATCACCATAAACAACGTGCATTATGTAAAACCCGACCAGTTTATCGTCAAGGAAGAAAATTAACCGCTGTAAAAACATACACGGTAAATAATGAGTCTCAacacttatttatttacgGAGTACCCCAAATTAATTTACGCAACGAATTAAAGGCGTTGTGTCGTAAATACGGGGAAATACTATCTATACATATTACAAACGAATATAAAACTGAAGCTTTCACCGAGTGTTATCATGTAAGATATGAAAGAATACAATCAGCAAGAATTGCAAAGagatttttagataatagatcATTTTACGGTGGGATACTTCACGTTTGTTACGGTCCTGAACATGAAAACGTAGTGGAAACTCGAACGAAATTAATGCAAAGGTTTAAAGATGTTTTATGTCGAGTTGGGTTTGGGTATCAGAATAATAATGAAAGGAAAACAGTGTTtcagaaagaaaattttaaaaggaaGTTTGATGATACACATAAAATTCAAAAggattcaaataattttaagactTTCcctaaaaagtttaaaaatgacGCGAAAAAGACATGTTTTATACCAACATCCGTAGTTAGAGCAAatatagataataaattgattactGAAAGagtcatttataaaaatacaaattcaaaaactttGTGTAGATTTAATAgtggtaaataaattttgtcatataaaataaatgtggtATTTTATGAAGTAAACATTGtgaaattattactattttttattcactcaATTTTTGTTGAACACTTCAATCACACACGCAcctaaatacaaatatttatttaaattacacaaGTTTTAATTACATCTATGactaaaatataaagaagtaaaataattttacgcgAACATGACTAAAAGTTTAATAGAAAATGATACagtattaacaaaataacgttaataTAATAAGTAcatttgtatatttataaaaaaatcggatttgcttaaatttatttaaaggtgaatataaataatttgtgaaattttttattt of the Onthophagus taurus isolate NC chromosome 10, IU_Otau_3.0, whole genome shotgun sequence genome contains:
- the LOC111428380 gene encoding uncharacterized protein; protein product: MKMEEDVKGYPSPSKNQKKKLKLSKNLSNSSFDSENLYRSDSDDDLERTVSSENSQFFGNNSENNLKYFQGNNCGVIALSKNSSIYVFGACRIQVLRGGVTAYGYNFHPGEKMYDIFSGRGTPRLFLTHTSYIDEINDDRIKVIIKKCGFNRNLYKEIVNNYLINEYAIICCYPIDNNWLKYIKKCVNVVLFPNESKLQVTFNSVPDENVLKVGKDWNELTNYQENNQKVMICGGQGVGKSTLLRYMINTFLNHHEKVYVIDLDPGQSEFTMAGCISIICMENPIFGPNYATLNETIRSISHNIDVSFSPNHYIKSIQSLMKTYETLEKFPTLINMVGFQKGLGLEITSSAIAVINPNILIEIRSERPQKNYSRALVKTMVNEQFSLFLPNFEVNLSYDYISITSVSDATGFKPAGYLRRNISTISYFGRIVDEGLTLRSGSIPMFMINLDEITVIDKEYKSINTLNKEDIINFNIVGLCSKEEGEGNIFNCYGYGIVRCVINNILYLITPVKYEIIQKVTHFIIGLVELPNSMLDENEKNYFKPVPYFANGCLHKSLEKPRRNYLPRK
- the LOC111428381 gene encoding tRNA N(3)-cytidine methyltransferase METTL6 produces the protein MGDETNLDKILTDEEKDLIVAQNSRLVPQFKANQLEEHAQKHWDLFYKRNENRFFKDRHWTTREFQDLLNEKYQCEKRVLFEIGCGTGNFIFPLIEAGLNFEIIACDLSKRAVEIVRRNKLYNKTFNVFVGDITVDNFDEVKSNSVDIATLIFVLSAIHPDKFIKTLKNIFDKLKPGGVLLFRDYGLYDMAQLRFKAGHKISENLYMRQDGTRCYYFSLDFIKNVMEKVGFEIISNVYVHRRTINKKEGVDVPRIFVQGKFQKSSSEKG
- the LOC111428211 gene encoding RNA-binding protein 48, which encodes METKLLKDEYHHKQRALCKTRPVYRQGRKLTAVKTYTVNNESQHLFIYGVPQINLRNELKALCRKYGEILSIHITNEYKTEAFTECYHVRYERIQSARIAKRFLDNRSFYGGILHVCYGPEHENVVETRTKLMQRFKDVLCRVGFGYQNNNERKTVFQKENFKRKFDDTHKIQKDSNNFKTFPKKFKNDAKKTCFIPTSVVRANIDNKLITERVIYKNTNSKTLCRFNSGK
- the LOC111428379 gene encoding transferrin-like, which produces MKLLQKTLFIIFFYVNLTYSYKICALKKHENICGQLERNNRIKCEYVDNEASCLIKIDSGEIDFGSINAETAFLGNGLISNVVPFAQIIPETARNVEFDYETVVVSEEKFESLEGLSYCHPGFENTLIPPLILKEFEQHVFKKYSNHCDTEFETSVEWEIFALNKIFGDSCRDGVWTPDKKLDEHLHDKHPGLIKLCPNLNGDPLERSLQCMLNTKHSIALTTSNTINNKINTTNKALWYYCKNGTVSNTPCSWSKQPYPILIMSNHQSQPGNLENTLKKWLSREVFNKDGSEDSESDLDEKDLRYLKEILNNNKELNNVVVNYKLFNDNTSNAWGNFIKSFRDIPSPDDSIICKRKMRWCTTSDNEQTKCKWLSQASINYGIQPVVECVQKSSELECLKAISNNNESADLITTSADLGYAAKKYGLSAIAFPETYNNQEINTLLLVKNDRNIERLENLKGKKGCFPLYSGIAWLSFVEATRGIVLSNESCDYGKLLSDFLGDSCMPGAIETNRAIHNTVDSEKMCKLCTETGKTCEASEATNLYFNTSGALRCLEEKGDFAVIVKDPSLVFPNNVQVMCKNGTFSTLDAFNVDEGCYLSTLTTSEVITRINDPLNKDIQLALLQYDEWFAAKTHTPFRLFDSFNNTKDLLFKDSTPGLAVPTSQKPPIKNYVELFKHIGDCSKGSGVADNPSKGIRSITFVTTTLLIFTTIIMNLF